In Pseudomonas sp. R76, one genomic interval encodes:
- a CDS encoding multidrug transporter, with the protein MFIGVLLIITWLILLLRYPAKALPVSLAAAVGLGFVAIWVVWLDNREASQLSRLELRISYAPQECPADRPLKLILNNGNDVPLTELRWRVAAYAPGDTVNLADNVYAAPRYRGPGELQAGATWDDCLPTPPLRPGYRPQTLEFRAEHLQGSFSD; encoded by the coding sequence ATGTTCATCGGCGTTCTACTGATCATCACCTGGCTGATCCTGCTGCTGCGCTACCCTGCCAAGGCCTTGCCGGTGTCCCTTGCCGCCGCCGTCGGCCTGGGCTTTGTGGCGATTTGGGTGGTATGGCTGGACAACCGCGAAGCCTCGCAACTGTCGCGCCTGGAACTGCGCATCAGCTACGCGCCGCAAGAATGCCCCGCCGATCGCCCGTTAAAACTGATCCTGAACAACGGCAATGACGTGCCCCTCACAGAATTGCGCTGGCGCGTCGCCGCCTATGCACCGGGCGACACGGTGAACCTGGCCGACAACGTCTATGCTGCCCCACGCTATCGTGGCCCCGGCGAGTTGCAGGCCGGCGCCACCTGGGATGATTGCCTGCCCACACCGCCGTTGCGCCCTGGCTATCGCCCGCAAACCCTGGAATTCCGCGCCGAGCACCTGCAAGGCAGTTTCTCGGACTGA